In a genomic window of Amblyomma americanum isolate KBUSLIRL-KWMA chromosome 4, ASM5285725v1, whole genome shotgun sequence:
- the LOC144127909 gene encoding uncharacterized protein LOC144127909, whose amino-acid sequence MSKPRRRNYCFAPGCRTGYSGVKDAPKLSLFGVPEDEARRRTWQRNLHRADKPLEMTDAVCELHFEEKYILRDYVHIINGKEVRIPRGKPSLSPDAEPTILPNLPAYLSKKPSRERPARKRTSSQVPSDPSAKRQCAQEDISPIITSHNDEAAELCEPSENYAFQLSEVPKPSELWALHKFWNYDGVAFVHGSLNCETHAISIEKSVFMNYGESPSTVLCRTFVRKTLISEKVLSSLSEGEQVLQDADSLQICKGVGRPEEFVGVPLTERLKQQISDADGLFVSTKCNVTVNDKGEPLHQCTFFTGLAKFLMSNRVLLMHMLNN is encoded by the coding sequence ATGAGCAAACCTCGGCGGAGGAACTATTGTTTTGCTCCTGGATGTAGGACCGGCTACAGTGGAGTGAAGGATGCTCCGAAGTTGTCATTATTCGGGGTTCCTGAAGACGAAGCAAGGCGCCGCACATGGCAGCGCAACTTGCACCGTGCGGACAAGCCCCTGGAAATGACAGATGCCGTGTGCGAGCTGCATTTTGAAGAGAAGTACATATTAAGAGACTATGTGCATATCATCAACGGCAAGGAGGTGCGCATACCACGTGGCAAGCCATCTCTTTCGCCAGATGCAGAACCAACAATTCTGCCCAACCTTCCCGCGTATCTGTCCAAAAAGCCCTCGCGCGAGAGGCCAGCAAGGAAAAGAACGTCTTCGCAAGTGCCCAGCGACCCGTCAGCCAAGAGGCAGTGCGCACAAGAGGATATATCACCGATTATTACGTCCCATAATGACGAAGCAGCGGAGTTATGTGAGCCTAGCGAGAATTATGCGTTTCAGCTGAGCGAAGTCCCTAAACCATCTGAGCTCTGGGCACTGCACAAGTTTTGGAACTACGATGGTGTTGCTTTCGTCCACGGCTCCCTCAATTGTGAAACACACGCTATCAGCATAGAGAAATCTGTGTTCATGAACTATGGGGAAAGCCCAAGTACAGTGCTTTGCCGCACGTTTGTTCGCAAGACACTGATTTCCGAAAAGGTTTTAAGCTCACTGAGCGAAGGGGAGCAAGTGCTACAAGATGCAGATTCTTTGCAAATTTGTAAAGGCGTGGGTAGACCAGAAGAGTTCGTCGGTGTGCCGCTCAcagaaagactcaagcagcagatATCGGATGCAGATGGCCTTTTTGTGAGCACCAAATGCAACGTAACTGTAAATGACAAAGGTGAGCCCTTGCATCAATGCACATTTTTTACTGGTCTAGCCAAATTCTTAATGAGCAACAGAGTTTTACTGATGCATATGTTAAACAATTAG